One genomic window of Acidovorax radicis includes the following:
- a CDS encoding RHS repeat domain-containing protein, with amino-acid sequence MPSIPDYFQQKGQPRTNSAETQSVNELINNFTGKLQYTFTDLVIPGNGGMDLVVQRSYNSIDDPLVTLALWSDYEYSPAGLGWTMHMGRVIRGANKGICTASWASASANPVLELPDGSRQILYEDDSPTLTWLTKDFWRAKCVAGYLHVQSPNGTTYEMTTIGHMFGAPSSKQKAYYPSKITDRNGNWFNITYQFLPYGVLAMSQITASDGRSVAFSYSGSTLASVTDTTSSPTRTWQYTVSSGPGGHVYLDKVDRPDGLSWKYSYHQASPGIGSMSRIEYPSAGSIDYAYSHVDFKAGTPRYGSSTVVASKTAGTNTAGLQTGTWTWAYEVATNPLPSTVDGTWINYQYSVPPPDRSQVNVTSVTDPNGNLKEHFHFGIQSVPQAATRVGLFIGTVSDFEYTLLGYEHIQISSQQDVVANMFTNAYYYPDASVVNYYVTMRAGETYEVAKYDYDNWGNPSTIVEMGTNNDDRTYTRQTDRTYNIDTTKWRLRQVASETVAVDGQTHATTRQFDSNGNMLSQSVAGVPAMFTYHSTGDLQTHTNAKGQVTSFGDYHRGTARSEVQPGSVILTRSVDGAGNITSATNGRGKTSTYAYDSLNRVTAITRPEGNPIAITWGATSRKVQRGSMADLTTMDGMGRVVRREVSAPGETPIGVDFRYDMLGQRLFQSYPNSTKGTGYQYDMLGRVITTLHGNPAGTNSANSIEYASYSGLQVTRQDTANRASIESFRAFGSPAERHTVNTIAGEVANNQLYIDASVDITRDLLGQPKTVTMDGKTRTYDYDSRYFLVARTDPETGTTTFGRDAIGNMTSKAIGAAPAITYTYDARNRVTDITYPPSEDPNVPNAASVSRTYNGNDLPVTTVSGTIARSFGYDDGDKLTQETLTVGGTTQTLGYSYNANEALSRITYPSGNLVNYNPDAFGRARAVTPYVTQVNYHPNGMPSEIQYANGVVSAMGINDRQWPSSLELSKGSTSFIDSMYGYDQVGNLTQVNEYADGIYARAFQYDKLDRLIVEASVDGSREYYYDATGNLTYLLTPNALNTYAYGASTGLLDGVTGGVSRAYQYDSAGNVRADGSWTFGHDRANNLRCISCSATTPTQHSYDSDNMRVQTSDGINTTQYLHSQQGLLLQTLKPGVERKEHVYLGRRQVAERRIDLN; translated from the coding sequence TTGCCTAGCATTCCAGATTACTTTCAGCAAAAAGGCCAGCCTCGCACCAATTCAGCCGAGACGCAGTCCGTCAATGAACTGATCAACAACTTCACCGGCAAACTGCAGTACACCTTCACGGATCTGGTCATCCCTGGTAACGGCGGCATGGATCTTGTCGTCCAGCGCAGCTACAACAGCATCGACGACCCCCTGGTGACGCTCGCGCTGTGGAGCGACTATGAATACAGTCCTGCAGGCCTGGGCTGGACCATGCACATGGGGCGCGTGATTCGCGGTGCTAACAAAGGTATTTGTACCGCATCGTGGGCTTCGGCGTCCGCCAATCCCGTGCTGGAACTGCCCGATGGAAGTCGGCAGATTCTGTATGAAGACGATTCACCCACGCTGACGTGGCTCACCAAGGACTTCTGGCGTGCCAAGTGCGTGGCGGGTTACTTGCACGTGCAATCGCCCAACGGTACGACGTACGAGATGACCACCATCGGACACATGTTCGGAGCGCCTAGCAGCAAGCAAAAAGCCTACTACCCGAGCAAGATCACTGACCGCAATGGCAACTGGTTCAATATCACCTACCAGTTCCTTCCGTACGGCGTCTTGGCCATGAGCCAGATCACTGCAAGTGATGGTCGGTCGGTGGCATTCAGCTATAGCGGGTCGACCTTGGCATCCGTGACTGACACGACCAGCTCACCTACCCGCACATGGCAATACACAGTCTCCAGCGGGCCTGGTGGGCATGTGTACCTGGACAAAGTAGATCGTCCAGATGGCCTCTCATGGAAATATTCCTACCATCAGGCGTCCCCCGGCATTGGGTCCATGTCTCGCATCGAGTACCCCAGCGCAGGCAGTATCGATTACGCCTATAGCCACGTCGATTTCAAAGCGGGCACGCCGCGATACGGCAGCAGCACGGTTGTCGCCAGTAAAACTGCAGGCACCAACACCGCAGGCTTGCAGACCGGTACCTGGACATGGGCCTATGAGGTGGCGACCAACCCTTTGCCCTCCACCGTCGACGGGACCTGGATCAATTACCAATACAGTGTCCCGCCGCCTGATCGCAGCCAAGTGAATGTGACCTCTGTCACCGATCCGAATGGAAACCTTAAAGAGCACTTCCATTTCGGCATTCAATCTGTGCCTCAGGCCGCTACACGCGTAGGCCTGTTCATCGGCACTGTGTCTGACTTCGAATACACCTTGCTGGGTTACGAGCACATTCAGATATCGTCCCAACAGGACGTTGTCGCAAACATGTTCACTAACGCTTACTACTACCCTGACGCGAGCGTAGTCAACTACTACGTCACGATGCGCGCTGGCGAGACCTACGAGGTCGCAAAATATGACTACGACAACTGGGGCAATCCATCCACCATCGTAGAGATGGGCACCAACAACGACGACCGCACCTATACCCGGCAAACAGACCGGACCTACAACATCGACACCACCAAATGGCGGCTGCGCCAGGTGGCGAGTGAAACCGTCGCGGTTGATGGACAGACGCATGCAACCACCCGTCAATTCGATTCCAATGGGAACATGTTGTCGCAGTCGGTAGCTGGCGTGCCCGCAATGTTTACCTATCACAGCACTGGCGACCTGCAAACCCACACGAATGCCAAGGGGCAAGTCACAAGCTTCGGCGACTACCATCGCGGCACAGCGCGCTCGGAGGTTCAGCCGGGAAGCGTGATTCTCACGCGCAGCGTGGATGGTGCTGGCAACATCACTTCCGCAACCAATGGTCGGGGAAAGACGTCCACCTACGCCTACGACAGCCTCAACCGCGTGACCGCCATCACCCGACCAGAAGGCAATCCCATTGCCATTACCTGGGGCGCCACCTCGCGCAAGGTTCAACGGGGCAGTATGGCTGATCTAACCACGATGGATGGCATGGGGCGCGTGGTGCGCCGCGAAGTCAGCGCGCCGGGGGAAACGCCGATCGGTGTGGACTTCCGCTACGACATGCTGGGCCAACGCCTGTTCCAGTCCTACCCCAACAGCACCAAGGGAACGGGCTATCAATACGACATGCTGGGCCGCGTCATCACAACCCTGCATGGGAACCCGGCAGGCACAAATAGCGCCAATAGCATCGAGTACGCCTCCTACAGCGGCTTGCAAGTGACGCGGCAAGACACGGCCAACCGCGCTTCCATCGAGTCTTTCCGGGCCTTCGGCAGCCCAGCCGAGCGGCACACCGTCAACACCATCGCGGGGGAGGTCGCCAACAACCAGCTCTATATCGATGCCAGCGTGGACATCACGCGGGACCTGCTGGGCCAGCCAAAGACTGTGACCATGGATGGCAAGACGCGCACCTACGACTATGACAGCCGCTACTTCCTGGTCGCACGCACTGATCCGGAAACCGGTACGACCACCTTCGGCCGCGACGCCATCGGCAACATGACCAGCAAGGCCATCGGTGCAGCGCCAGCGATCACCTACACCTATGACGCCCGCAACCGGGTCACAGACATCACCTATCCACCCTCCGAAGATCCGAACGTTCCCAATGCGGCCAGCGTGAGCCGCACGTACAACGGCAACGACCTACCTGTCACCACTGTCAGCGGGACTATCGCACGCAGCTTCGGCTACGACGACGGCGACAAGTTGACGCAGGAAACGCTCACCGTTGGGGGCACTACGCAGACCCTGGGCTACAGCTACAACGCCAACGAGGCCTTGTCGCGCATCACCTACCCCTCGGGCAATCTGGTGAATTACAACCCGGATGCTTTCGGGCGCGCACGTGCGGTGACCCCCTACGTGACCCAGGTGAACTACCACCCCAATGGCATGCCCAGCGAGATCCAGTATGCCAACGGCGTGGTTTCCGCGATGGGCATCAACGATCGACAGTGGCCCTCAAGCCTTGAATTGAGCAAAGGTTCGACCAGCTTTATCGACAGCATGTACGGATACGACCAAGTGGGTAACCTCACGCAAGTCAACGAATATGCCGATGGGATCTACGCTCGCGCCTTTCAATACGACAAGCTCGACCGCCTGATCGTCGAAGCCAGCGTGGACGGCTCCCGCGAGTATTACTACGACGCCACCGGCAACCTTACCTACCTGCTCACGCCCAACGCGTTGAACACCTATGCCTATGGAGCCTCCACCGGTCTCCTCGATGGAGTCACAGGCGGGGTGAGCCGTGCGTACCAATACGACTCTGCCGGTAACGTGCGGGCCGATGGCAGCTGGACCTTTGGCCACGACCGCGCCAACAACCTGCGCTGCATTTCTTGCAGCGCGACCACCCCCACCCAGCACAGCTACGACAGCGACAACATGCGCGTGCAAACGAGCGATGGAATCAACACCACGCAGTATCTGCATAGCCAGCAGGGCCTGTTGCTGCAAACCCTCAAGCCCGGCGTAGAGCGCAAAGAGCACGTCTACCTGGGCCGCCGCCAAGTGGCCGAGCGCCGCATCGATCTGAACTGA
- a CDS encoding DUF4902 domain-containing protein, translating to MTRNESCLGPASLPETSTDGFVRLSLDAILCAHLEHMLSGLEHDQQESARCGTPTTICGFSEWASSTAPRVSLGWDWRLSWEQGLVGLVRVGSPRSNVMLIDAQGSDYGWERSLELLGTVVDALPWRVDTRRALALCTL from the coding sequence ATGACGCGCAATGAAAGCTGCTTGGGGCCTGCATCGCTCCCAGAGACCAGCACTGACGGCTTTGTGCGGCTGTCTCTGGACGCCATACTTTGTGCTCACTTGGAGCACATGCTTTCCGGGCTGGAACATGACCAACAGGAGTCTGCGCGGTGTGGCACGCCCACGACCATCTGCGGCTTCAGCGAATGGGCCAGCAGCACAGCGCCCCGCGTAAGCCTCGGGTGGGACTGGCGCCTGTCGTGGGAGCAAGGTTTGGTAGGGCTGGTGCGCGTCGGGTCGCCTCGCAGCAACGTAATGCTGATTGACGCCCAGGGTTCCGACTACGGCTGGGAGCGCAGTCTTGAACTACTAGGTACGGTGGTCGACGCCTTGCCTTGGCGCGTTGACACAAGACGGGCTCTGGCCCTTTGTACGTTGTAG
- a CDS encoding acyl-homoserine-lactone synthase: MTDRLSLLEANLQIIRGTAKSLPFDLFEGIARYRHKVFIETLGWNLPTRENLELDQFDRPDTIYLAAREEDGRLVGTARLLPTDKPYLLGEVFPQLMGDALPPRSSDVWELSRFAAMDFDQASTHPMSQFSSPVAAGLLREVLRVALSHGASRLITVSPLGVERLLRRLGIAAHRAAPPVVVDGQMLFGCWIEVQGPLSS; the protein is encoded by the coding sequence ATGACTGACCGTCTGTCATTGCTGGAGGCCAATTTGCAAATTATTCGTGGAACTGCTAAGTCATTGCCCTTTGATTTGTTCGAGGGCATTGCGCGTTACCGGCACAAGGTATTCATCGAAACCCTTGGGTGGAATCTGCCGACGCGTGAAAACTTGGAGCTCGACCAGTTCGACCGGCCCGACACCATCTATTTGGCGGCGCGTGAAGAAGATGGTCGCTTGGTAGGGACAGCCCGTCTTTTGCCCACTGATAAACCTTATCTGCTCGGAGAGGTGTTCCCTCAGCTGATGGGTGATGCCCTGCCTCCTCGCAGCTCCGACGTTTGGGAACTCTCACGATTTGCGGCCATGGATTTTGACCAGGCGAGCACCCATCCAATGAGCCAGTTTTCTTCGCCGGTTGCTGCCGGCTTGCTGCGCGAGGTGCTGCGGGTTGCGCTATCGCACGGCGCCAGCCGCCTGATCACGGTATCGCCGCTCGGTGTTGAACGACTGCTGCGGCGCCTGGGCATCGCAGCACACCGCGCCGCGCCACCTGTGGTGGTAGATGGTCAGATGCTCTTTGGATGCTGGATTGAAGTGCAAGGTCCGCTGTCGAGTTGA